One region of Daphnia pulicaria isolate SC F1-1A chromosome 7, SC_F0-13Bv2, whole genome shotgun sequence genomic DNA includes:
- the LOC124349375 gene encoding interferon-induced very large GTPase 1-like: MLPWSFFKAKLSWSLTGSTKMKDGCFSRDGATNIKGAGHTSSFDQIVEDQQQQNKSMEEKNDEQKQLPKKKPYIAFLIDRPFNATVTKDEEETTLNLMNCLRYRLNLGLHSKGIGQKSEDDDAELEALIALSLGSSSSRSLLTSGTKESPPTNKKSLYDTLLELVDEFDAAGVAEIFRLLLERRTAIPLFVPDSKTHFLNLMRHVTLPGIDNIRLGEDKSLMRVAVVSCRQRNQSQASEILKSLFNIDSIHFQDLSTGSASSKSFLAEIGSGCVLTGESGPEKVKNVLVTHVIGDFKPLWPFLRLYSDYLLIEDSSVEVESFCASTLTSGEHISHPESNAFPFICVWKPSVGETRYEIKELNGLRQLCIDGQLAGKTIGIFKSSVVAVIKKMNAADQSQVESQERLRLFQIPLLMDEGYHALECVSPIEIKSRIFKSVQNLRDVKTKEFLLQKNYMEQAKHEETKMEFRLNEEKVREEDAKIKKCREVRRAESHRVEKHPLLQLFLSFLLEGDPGSRVLSIRMLEKELVGRCERTIGPQLQEIRKLNSAYVNKLASGEGSNVASGKKDLGVTREQLFLAKAQLRDGVLNVEHLWRELSHLFTDMEPKSRSSIVEKIPCLAAQHLLDGFCLELLDGDSNMIHLEWITEVLRELGLLIGKLKRIFVLSVIGMQSSGKSTLLNTMFGIQMRTSVGQCTRGVNMQLVPVEGRAEYDYILLLDTEGTRAPEYHGMPDSEKRDNQMATLSILLADATIVITPGENDAAIKEILPVVLMAYQGSKLAEDNGGRLSSKVFFVYNRIDTSQKNKLSSIIQSLGTSLQEAFSQVQNLAGDSALLKSEARPFGNLDVSNPNSSESDVCILGNVKKEYEPPGDIPDSAYGETLVKFREHIHRRVTSVVQDGTTWKSRSIEEFSNYITEVWKCICSANFTLNFASVVERITFDKLDFEYKKVEQELVEAYLESFAGLKRKMIEEKGEIISSGSTALMDVVSNENLFSKFEAKLREEIFPAEQNLDNKMKEMVMKRGREKWSLQFQRQWETNKRDQARNWAFRLKTSFVLLFNYEHHVENYKKKMRKEINNLFSNSSTNFSNFEWTGGEKTTKFEELYNNMLFEVYQQFPPKDMRAEVLNVYQNSSVIKNRKIDMLVSDEDSSLLSIRKQEYFWRKNRNAVEKCLKSVESIINSIAASQQCYDDSIISNFIYDVDASITFHEVSTNSEVRKIHIYGQNLIIASMEIIGREWEAENSVLSKLKRNKEAMREYFMMVSQGAEKIKLFSATMTNALKSVLISAFETEMIQKAFNIIRDQRWLFDARFMNKHIDLQLIELLDEQKVLEVLCCIKSPQTLYANVLHRLIAQNFTNVEKEWHDFTICLKQAIKKAALATTEVESGKAQNFVNQLRNEFLKGGLQNELLASAFLINLSGEYEDCENEENGEFQDVCTNKMLEALDNQEPLKNQEEFVKELSPKVVQYMKIRNDPVALPRCDAYCRLCSSLCIEAANHETSLTPHDAIHQPAGIAGFTNVIDSTLLSKTCSDCHQNNWRFRLSEISAWHDFSDYGKVFPGWRVPRINEESPLREYIFAAYNEEIAEKYKKKPCPDVPAKYFRDLSTIREQLKRDIDGI; the protein is encoded by the exons ATGCTGCCTTGGAGCTTTTTCAAGGCTAAATTAAG CTGGAGTTTGACTGGATCTACAAAAATGAAAGACGGCTGCTTCTCAAGGGATGGAGCTACAAACATTAAAGGAGCTGGACATACATCCTCCTTTGATCAGATCGTAGAGGACCAACAACAG CAAAATAAATCGAtggaagagaaaaacgacGAACAAAAGCAGTtaccaaagaaaaaaccttacaTCGCCTTCTTGATCGACCGGCCATTTAACGCTACTGTAACtaaggatgaagaagaaacgacTTTAAATCTAATGAACTGTTTGCGCTATCGTCTCAACTTGGGATTGCATTCGAAAGGAATCGGACAGAAGAGCGAAGACGACGACGCTGAATTAGAAGCTCTGATCGCGTTAAGCCTAGGTTCATCATCTTCACGTTCTTTGCTAACTTCAGGAACCAAGGAAAGTCCTCCTACCAACAAGAAAAGCTTGTACGATACCTTGCTGGAGCTCGTGGATGAATTCGATGCAGCCGGCGTAGCTGAGATTTTCCGACTGTTGCTGGAACGAAGAACTGCAATTCCGTTATTCGTGCCCGATTCAAAAACGCATTTCTTGAACCTGATGAGGCACGTCACCTTGCCTGGAATCGACAACATCCGTTTGGGCGAAGACAAGTCGTTGATGCGCGTTGCCGTCGTCTCTTGCCGTCAGAGAAATCAGAGCCAAGCAAGTGAGATCCTGAAGAGCCTCTTCAACATTGATAGTATCCATTTTCAAGATTTGTCAACTGGCAGTGCCTCTTCCAAGTCCTTTTTGGCCGAAATCGGGTCTGGCTGCGTTCTGACCGGAGAATCTGGCCCTGAAAAGGTGAAAAACGTTTTAGTCACTCACGTAATCGGGGACTTTAAACcactttggccatttttgcgACTTTATTCCGACTACTTATTGATTGAAGACTCTTCTGTGGAGGTTGAAAGTTTTTGTGCTTCCACGCTGACGTCTGGCGAGCACATTTCTCATCCTGAATCGAATGCGTTTCCTTTTATCTGCGTTTGGAAGCCGTCGGTAGGTGAGACACGCTACGAAATCAAAGAATTGAATGGACTTCGTCAGTTATGCATAGACGGTCAGTTAGCAGGCAAAACTATCGGCATCTTCAAATCGAGCGTCGTTgcagttataaaaaaaatgaatgcggCAGATCAATCCCAAGTTGAGTCCCAAGAACGTCTGAGGTTATTCCAAATTCCTCTTTTGATGGATGAAGGATACCATGCTTTGGAGTGTGTCTCTCCAATAGAAATCAAGTCACGAATTTTTAAATCTGTTCAGAACTTGAGAGACGTGAAGACCAAGGAATTTCTCCTCCAGAAAAACTACATGGAGCAAGCTAAGCACGAAGAGACTAAGATGGAGTTCCGTCTAAATGAAGAAAAGGTGCGCGAGGAAGAtgcaaaaattaagaaatgtcGGGAAGTGCGTCGAGCCGAAAGCCATCGCGTTGAAAAACATCCGCTACTACAACTATTCctcagttttctcttagaaggaGATCCTGGTTCTCGCGTTCTGTCAATTCGCATGTTGGAAAAAGAATTGGTTGGACGTTGCGAGCGGACAATTGGACCTCAACTGCAAGAAATCCGCAAGTTAAATTCTGCGTACGTTAATAAATTGGCGAGTGGAGAGGGAAGTAATGTTGCTTCTGGGAAAAAAGATCTGGGTGTGACCAGAGAACAACTTTTTTTAGCCAAGGCCCAACTGCGTGATGGTGTACTCAATGTAGAACATTTGTGGAGGGAGCTGAGCCATTTATTCACTGACATGGAACCAAAAAGTCGTTCATCAATTGTTGAGAAAATTCCTTGTCTAGCTGCCCAGCATTTACTGGACGGCTTCTGTCTGGAGCTGCTCGACGGGGATTCCAACATGATACACCTCGAATGGATTACCGAAGTTTTACGAGAACTCGGATTGCTGATCGGAAAATTGAAACGCATTTTCGTTTTATCTGTCATTGGTATGCAGAGCAGCGGTAAATCAACTTTGCTGAACACCATGTTTGGCATCCAAATGAGGACCAGCGTCGGACAGTGCACCCGAGGAGTCAACATGCAGCTGGTGCCTGTTGAAGGCCGTGCGGAGTACGACTACATTTTGTTGCTGGACACGGAAGGCACAAGAGCTCCGGAGTATCACGGTATGCCCGACAGTGAAAAACGAGACAACCAGATGGCCACGCTTAGTATTTTACTTGCGGACGCCACAATCGTCATTACACCGGGAGAGAATGACGCTGCGATTAAAGAAATTCTGCCGGTTGTTTTGATGGCCTATCAGGGATCCAAACTGGCCGAGGACAATGGCGGTCGACTTAGCTCCAAGGTATTTTTCGTTTACAACAGAATCGACACCAGTCAGAAGAACAAATTGAGCAGCATCATCCAGTCACTTGGGACATCACTTCAGGAAGCTTTTAGCCAAGTTCAGAACTTAGCCGGAGACTCCGCATTACTGAAATCAGAAGCGAGACCTTTTGGAAATCTTGACGTGTCGAACCCAAACTCGTCTGAGAGTGACGTTTGTATTTTAGGAAATGTGAAGAAAGAATACGAACCTCCGGGTGACATACCGGATTCTGCCTATGGTGAAACGCTTGTCAAGTTTCGTGAGCACATCCACCGACGGGTGACCAGCGTCGTGCAAGATGGAACAACCTGGAAGAGTAGGTCGATTGAAGAATTTTCGAATTACATTACGGAAGTGTGGAAGTGCATTTGCTCAGCCAATTTCACTTTGAATTTCGCCTCGGTGGTGGAGCGCATCACATTCGATAAATTGGATTTTGAGTACAAGAAAGTGGAACAAGAATTGGTAGAAGCCTACCTGGAATCCTTTGCAGGTCTCAAGAGGAAAatgattgaagaaaaaggcGAAATTATTAGCTCCGGTTCGACGGCCTTGATGGATGTTGTTAGCAATGAAAAtctcttttcaaaattcgaaGCCAAGTTACGCGAAGAAATTTTTCCTGCTGAACAAAACTTAgacaacaaaatgaaagagaTGGTTATGAAAAGAGGACGGGAGAAGTGGAGTCTGCAATTTCAAAGGCAATGGgaaacaaacaagagagaCCAAGCTCGTAACTGGGCATTTAGATTGAAAACCAGCTTCGTTTTGCTGTTTAACTACGAGCATCACGTGGAAAAttacaagaagaaaatgcGCAAAGAAATTAATAACCTCTTCAGTAACTCTTCAACGAACTTCAGTAATTTCGAGTGGACTGGTGGCGAAAAGACTACAAAGTTTGAAGAATTGTACAACAACATGTTGTTTGAAGTTTACCAGCAGTTTCCCCCAAAAGATATGAGAGCAGAAGTCTTAAACGTTTATCAAAACAGTAGCGTCATCAAGAATAGGAAGATTGATATGCTGGTATCTGATGAAGATTCGTCGCTGCTTTCAATACGAAAGCAGGAATATTTTTGGAGAAAGAATCGAAATGCCGTAGAAAAATGCCTGAAATCTGTTGAATCGATTATCAACTCCATTGCCGCAAGCCAACAGTGCTATGATGACAGTatcatttctaattttatCTATGATGTCGATGCAAGTATTACCTTCCATGAGGTTTCTACTAACTCTGAAGTTCGAAAGATTCACATCTACGGTCAAAACTTGATAATCGCATCGATGGAGATTATCGGAAGAGAGTGGGAGGCAGAAAATTCGGTGCTATCTAAACTCAAACGCAACAAGGAGGCCATGCGTGAGTACTTCATGATGGTTTCACAGGGAGCcgaaaaaatcaaactgtTTTCGGCCACCATGACAAATGCCTTGAAGAGCGTCCTTATATCag CATTCGAAACAGAAATGATCCAGAAAGCGTTCAACATCATTCGTGATCAACGGTGGCTATTTGACGCCAGATTCATGAACAAGCACATAGATCTCCAATTGATCGAGTTGCTGGATGAGCAGAAAGTTCTTGAAGTTCTCTGTTGCATAAAGAGTCCGCAAACCTTGTATGCAAATGTGTTACACCGGCTAATTGCTCAAAATTTTACCAACGTCGAAAAGGAATGGCACGACTTCACAATTTGTTTAAAGCAAGCCATTAAAAAAGCGGCTTTAGCAACGACGGAAGTCGAGAGTGGTAAAGCCCAGAATTTCGTCAACCAACTGcggaatgaatttttaaaaggtgGCCTGCAGAATGAACTTCTAGCCTCAGCGTTCTTAATCAATTTAAGCGGCGAATATGAGGACTGCGAAAATGAAGAGAATGGCGAATTTCAAGATGTCTGCACGAACAAAATGCTTGAAGCGCTCGACAATCAAGaacctttgaaaaatcaagaagAATTCGTAAAAGAACTGAGCCCCAAAGTCGTTCAATATATGAAAATCCGGAACGATCCCGTTGCCCTACCGCGTTGTGATGCTTACTGTCGCCTGTGTAGTAGTTTGTGCATCGAGGCGGCTAATCACGAAACCAGTCTCACACCGCACGACGCCATTCACCAACCGGCAGGCATAGCTGGATTCACAAATGTTATCGATTCGACCTTGCTTTCGAAAACTTGCAGTGATTGCCACCAAAATAATTGGAGATTTCGCCTATCTGAGATCAGTGCATGGCATGACTTCTCAGACTACGGTAAAGTCTTTCCCGGATGGAGAGTTCCTCGAATCAATGAAGAATCACCACTCCGTGAATACATTTTCGCTGCGTACAACGAAGAAATCGCTGaaaaatacaagaagaagCCCTGTCCCGATGTCCCTGCCAAATATTTCCGGGATTTGTCTACCATCCGGGAACAGTTGAAAAGAGATATCGATGGAATTTAG
- the LOC124350100 gene encoding adhesive plaque matrix protein-like, with amino-acid sequence MQVLFVLAAALIATVASNAYYPKPAYPAPAYPSYSKSYDYAPMPYSFAWAVKDDYTYNDYAHQETADDKGYVSGSYRTLLPDGRTQTVTYKADDYTGYVADVKYDGEAKYPTEYKPSGYKPAAAYSSPAYPSSYPAAYPAYKPAYKPAYPSPAYPKY; translated from the exons ATGCAG GTCTTATTCGTTCTCGCCGCTGCTTTGATCGCCACTGTGGCCTCAAACGCTTACTACCCCAAACCGGCATACCCAGCCCCGGCTTACCCATCTTACAGCAAGTCTTACGATTAT GCCCCAATGCCGTACAGCTTCGCCTGGGCCGTAAAGGACGACTACACGTACAACGACTACGCCCACCAGGAGACGGCCGATGACAAGGGCTACGTGTCCGGCTCTTACCGCACCCTCCTGCCCGACGGCCGGACCCAGACGGTCACTTACAAGGCCGACGACTACACCGGATACGTCGCCGACGTCAAATACGACGGAGAGGCCAAATACCCCACCGAATACAAGCCAAGTGGATACAAGCCCGCTGCTGCCTATTCCAGCCCAGCTTATCCCTCTTCTTACCCCGCTGCTTACCCCGCATACAAACCCGCTTACAAGCCCGCCTACCCATCTCCGGCTTACCCCAAATATTAA
- the LOC124350044 gene encoding cuticle protein 7-like, which yields MKVFVFAALVAVVAAGGYHQAPAYKQEKPYMSHPAPSYHHTPTYKENKPAYQPEYKSAEYAPKSYDVPTPYNFHWAVKDDYSYNNFGQHESSDGYGHVSGSYHTLLPDGRTQIVTYKADDYGYVADVKYDGHAKYPEYKAADSYHKGPSYSAPKYDAPKYEAPKYEAPKYEAPKYEPKYEPKYAAPKY from the exons ATGAAG GTTTTCGTTTTCGCTGCTTTGGTCGCCGTTGTTGCCGCTGGAGGTTACCACCAGGCCCCTGcgtacaaacaagaaaaaccctACATGAGCCATCCTGCTCCATCATATCACCACACTCCCACCTACAAGGAGAACAAACCCGCATACCAACCCGAATACAAATCAGCCGAGTACGCCCCAAAAAGCTATGAC gTCCCAACACCATACAACTTCCACTGGGCCGTAAAGGACGACTACTCTTACAACAACTTTGGCCAGCACGAGTCCAGCGATGGCTATGGTCACGTGTCCGGCTCTTACCACACCCTCCTGCCCGACGGCCGCACTCAGATCGTCACCTACAAGGCCGATGACTACGGATACGTCGCCGATGTGAAATACGACGGACATGCCAAGTACCCCGAGTACAAAGCTGCCGATTCCTATCACAAAGGTCCTTCTTATTCCGCTCCAAAATACGATGCCCCAAAATACGAGGCCCCAAAATACGAGGCCCCTAAATACGAGGCCCCTAAGTACGAACCCAAGTACGAACCCAAGTACGCTGCCCCCAAATACTAA